In the genome of Triticum urartu cultivar G1812 chromosome 5, Tu2.1, whole genome shotgun sequence, one region contains:
- the LOC125508423 gene encoding uncharacterized protein LOC125508423 isoform X1 yields MDFAVMKRRELQALCKEHGLKANGSSADLVARLAAKLSISGGAEEDAVGVVVGKGCLKRSFGGASGGDSDAAKKVTFVLEEEEEAEVGGRRLLLSPVVARTRGRPRAAEALSRAQESGGERRRTRSQVGCDSADETDAGQAGADVVTRRHRRNAANLGAGDVVERVAGAVGRKTSAKAEQQELDAGEAVGRKHQLKRKTSENDADNVDVSVQVGVSCRSTRSSAVQSEPAAAPSPVVHNKRGRKKAGDLKEQDRVKEQPTEIQHVGRTLRSGLVVAGPPLPTVSENKRSRSKVPEGETAVEKVAEVEISGRTTRSSSVPAAATSPIVVAKKRRKTKNVNSDEGQHTVPDVSNDAPVTRVLRNRAIQTIGSTDLKVARPTMLNAAKDGVEDGVAKQDGHVGSKKRKMSNRRATVATDGGEIPFSDSSGKASAMDMHVDVPGPVRRSMRKSVVPSFLEHETKGMHGDVEMKETVTKTVGGSTWRSVAPVILEKESKGLTKPVESKETVTKPVGRSTRRSVATVILEKECKGLPKEMIPQVHVKRQTKKSLVPAMTEKGTKSIVTDMIPEARAGRSTRRPALAIVNSKKNDHCEAAISEKCSSAKSEDLEKQQTVKQPVRRLTRKSFVPAVLEKDRKAVPAEMNPDAQFNNENGDHTKMKCAKGGHLEKQLVVKEPSRRSTHKSVAPHVIEKEIKGLQEESKSEVPVSTSVRKLSCPNAVDKESKDHREIVPHVIEKDIKGSQEESKSDVPVRTSVRKPAGPNAVDKEIKDHSEIVRREESSVRTRSAQTKLQRSVQNDASLRQTRHRSSKLAISPLPSKPTASKGRPAKRSRTASLEEVMPAEEQKEDQIAYGGHTSDMIDVASSANSLESGVLPSPAEKSDLRDAQLNTQLEGTVVESSISHGKDGSNILEFELESTVVGTTEKPPSDLAIPDCTHVGALSEEALDSIENAAARCSPVLEQSPTGLRFLFSQGNIEEPDTHNTSPFFKNFMEESDVHKVERQVETVVSLKPDSYQGSDEYSIRVEESGGLMFSSQQNNEQEGFSVSTLRKDWVASVQLDSSEDVHHTVRDITRKDVICNEEEKTDFIPSDINAPHEKSHADKPAEHVSGVSGALFCISQSTTVVDEVNSDSSLLESVDGLDNQIASSNTEGLQQDNIEECNLHNARVTEDIHASVMFEAAQVAVPESGKMLQPDVETLVLPDEQLKHKLEGDDHEVQSFSRGEDESPKQSTSCEDQSFLGSGICQTVSRRYTDVVCVKDHKDDCNQHSEGQLTLGNLESDMSEPALDERSESGMSVLRAEETSPFPDEQLNTKLEGNTEQSLICDKDSSNVSLTEFLGNNHLSSLKDPTMDPCHDQELPNDMPAPKSPEESAVFLDDKVSGSVQSLRCDKDGSIVSDTGSLGNKNLSSMKDPSMDPCHVQELPCGPSMDPCHDQELPGDMPASKSPDEFAVSMDERVSGSVGICQISASIGKGNHIAMDPHHTVKQVDNLNQSAAALLRNMENTPCKPDALEPSSDHLFVIDPSTPMEPLLTEAGLKVGSPDKKLPMEQVQQDDLQVQEGTVEKTPECKHECVSPDKAGPHSLKNEGYPSSIEQSLFDQQSLSSQEDVQVQEDTLEKTALGSTTPECKDEYGFPDEADPHSLKNERGSLIVEQSPCSLPTLFTQESVEERSECVVLSSARVQAENGVCESNPGSDHDTSADFSAVSKSEDCLDTSQQDNENEGLSEASHEQDDFHVQEGTVEKTTLGSDLPECKHEFGLPAEAEPHSLMNQRSSIEQSAFGLQSLILKEEGQGTVEKKAVDSATPECKHECVSPDKAGPHSLKDERYPASIAQSSFDLQPFSLQDDVQVHEGTLEKTALGSATPECKDEYGFPDEADPHSLKNERGSLGVEQPLSLPAFFSQESIEEPSECIALSSASVQAETGVNESKPGLDHDTSVDFSTVSKSEDCLVTSQQDNENEELTKASHEQEQVATGQLDLEAASIMEDVDSEEVAYDEENKKPVHPTDINSLCQKINVSGPVEHASGLGDALLSPSLIACTDDSDVHLSSNPCLFESTDFPDEIDWSNTEALQQGLKKQQCDELKEYQVPFGAGNDMIEAGTKDIDSGVPPLRAEETSNMRDEQLNTKLPCTEVVEFGLSCDKGSNNYIDTESVVNSVCTNIPSDSSLPTDCSTDDYQQMELFEGPAEQKSPKDASVCWEDSDPRAVSATIEKPSPSFDLAIPDFKHEGALSEEAVYSMKNDTESCSRDHRRSSIGLHHLFSQESFKGPDVHDDLVLPSTEDEDDSNTRHAEKMVSSEPDSHQGSPVDLSIVEEIKGLFSSERDDEQGFLSSGHKTGCIGSARLDSSEDCNLVKRDINTEVICKEEEKQELVPSSDTRTLHETSITDEPDEQKITLLQAAETSASADKQLSSELEEDEFKEHNFSSEETIGIFGVGSVKGNLFHLHEDSHTNPIQGKELPDNLSAPKSPEQSTFGQAESLLGSGICQAVVQRSTEEINTKLQHERKEECSKYIDDQTTLMSECALFGGSVSGTTLLPTAETSSLPDEQFGPELKCDEFEEPDRSYDEDASYLFGSGSLKNNVPNLGHKEEYYEHSDDPAILSGGMPKPSPIRESESGVALQPAEETPALTNEHLNFEMEELGLCISDMSDTGLMENNNLSCLPKDTYMETWNEDEISIGTPAAKSPGESAVCPDDRVPGSVGICQTSGRRRIDEISTKLLSFKISSAVKGSYIAMDSADDPKQGDNLSPAALPGNWENVHAAKADNPAKQNSDCSVAKDSSS; encoded by the exons ATGGATTTTGCGGTGATGAAGCGGCGGGAACTGCAGGCGCTCTGCAAGGAGCACGGCCTCAAGGCCAACGGATCCAGCGCCGACCTggtcgcccgcctcgccgccAAGCTCTCG ATTTCTGGCGGTGCGGAGGAGGATGCGGTCGGCGTCGTTGTGGGGAAGGGGTGTTTGAAGCGATCGTTCGGCGGCGCTAGCGGTGGGGATTCGGATGCGGCCAAGAAGGTGACGTTTGTGttggaggaagaggaggaggcggaggtgggTGGCAGACGCCTCTTGTTGTCGCCTGTTGTTGCCAGGACGAGGGGTAGGCCGAGGGCCGCGGAGGCTCTCTCTCGCGCCCAAGAAAGTGGAGGGGAGCGTCGGAGAACGCGTTCCCAAGTTGGTTGTGATTCTGCTGACGAAACTGATGCTGGACAGGCAGGTGCAGATGTTGTGACGAGGCGACACAGGAGGAATGCGGCGAATTTGGGTGCAGGTGATGTGGTTGAGAGGGTAGCTGGAGCTGTAGGCCGGAAAACCTCTGCCAAAGCTGAGCAACAAGAGCTGGACGCTGGAGAAGCAGTTGGTAGGAAGCATCAGCTGAAGCGGAAGACCAGCGAGAATGACGCTGACAATGTAGATGTCAGTGTGCAAGTTGGAGTTTCTTGTAGAAGCACAAGGTCTAGTGCTGTTCAGTCTGAGCCTGCTGCCGCACCGTCTCCTGTTGTTCACAACAAAAGAGGGAGGAAGAAGGCGGGAGATCTGAAGGAACAAGATCGTGTCAAGGAGCAACCTACTGAAATTCAACATGTTGGTAGAACTCTAAGATCTGGATTGGTGGTGGCCGGCCCACCGTTGCCTACTGTTTCTGAAAATAAGAGAAGTAGGTCAAAGGTGCCGGAAGGCGAAACTGCTGTGGAGAAGGTTGCCGAGGTGGAAATATCTGGTAGGACTACAAGATCAAGCTCAGTACCAGCTGCTGCGACGTCACCCATTGTCGTTGCGAAGAAGAGGAGAAAAACCAAGAATGTCAACTCGGATGAAGGGCAACATACGGTTCCAGATGTATCAAATGATGCTCCAGTTACAAGGGTCTTGAGGAATAGAGCTATTCAGACAATTGGCAGTACTGACTTGAAGGTAGCTCGCCCAACCATGCTCAATGCCGCCAAAGACGGCGTAGAAGATGGTGTGGCTAAGCAAGATGGGCATGTGGGGTCCAAAAAGAGGAAAATGTCGAATCGCAGGGCTACAGTAGCCACAGATGGCGGTGAAATCCCATTTTCTGATAGCAGTGGTAAGGCTTCTGCTATGGACATGCACGTAGACGTACCTGGGCCTGTGAGAAGATCGATGCGGaaatctgttgttccatcgtttCTTGAGCACGAAACCAAAGGTATGCATGGAGATGTGGAGATGAAAGAAACAGTGACAAAAACTGTTGGGGGATCAACCTGGCGATCTGTTGCCCCAGTTATACTCGAGAAAGAGTCCAAGGGTCTCACAAAACCTGTGGAGAGCAAAGAAACAGTGACAAAACCTGTTGGGCGATCAACCCGGCGATCTGTTGCCACAGTTATACTTGAGAAAGAGTGCAAGGGTCTCCCAAAAGAAATGATTCCTCAAGTGCATGTTAAGCGACAAACAAAGAAATCTCTTGTCCCGGCTATGACTGAGAAAGGAACAAAGAGCATCGTTACAGACATGATTCCGGAAGCACGTGCTGGAAGGTCAACGCGAAGACCTGCTCTTGCTATTGTTAATAGTAAGAAGAATGATCACTGTGAAGCAGCCATCAGTGAGAAGTGTTCAAGTGCTAAGAGTGAAGACTTGGAGAAGCAACAAACAGTCAAGCAACCTGTTAGACGGTTAACACGGAAATCATTTGTTCCGGCTGTGCTTGAGAAGGACAGGAAGGCTGTACCTGCAGAAATGAATCCTGATGCACAGTTCAATAATGAGAATGGTGATCACACTAAAATGAAATGTGCTAAGGGTGGACACTTGGAGAAACAACTAGTAGTGAAAGAACCATCTAGGCGATCAACACACAAATCTGTTGCCCCACATGTGATTGAGAAAGAAATTAAGGGTTTACAAGAAGAATCTAAGTCTGAAGTTCCTGTGAGCACATCTGTGCGTAAACTATCTTGTCCTAACGCGGTTGATAAGGAGAGCAAGGATCACAGAGAAATTGTCCCACATGTGATTGAGAAAGACATTAAGGGTTCTCAAGAAGAATCGAAGTCAGATGTTCCTGTGAGGACATCAGTGCGTAAACCGGCTGGTCCTAATGCGGTTGATAAGGAGATTAAGGATCACAGTGAAATTGTCAGGAGGGAAGAGTCAAGTGTTCGCACAAGAAGCGCACAAACAAAACTCCAACGTTCTGTTCAGAATGATGCGAGTCTGCGGCAAACAAGACACAGATCTTCGAAGCTAGCGATATCACCGCTACCGTCAAAGCCAACAGCTTCAAAGGGAAGACCTGCAAAGAGGAGTAGAACAGCATCTTTGGAAGAAGTcatgcctgctgaagagcagaaGGAAGACCAAATTGCTTATGGTGGCCACACGAGTGATATGATTGATGTTGCCAGTAGTGCTAATAGCTTGGAAAGTGGGGTGCTGCCTTCCCCAGCTGAAAAATCTGATTTGCGTGACGCACAGCTTAACACTCAGCTGGAGGGCACAGTCGTTGAATCCAGCATCAGCCATGGTAAAGATGGTAGTAACATTCTGGAGTTCGAGCTTGAGAGCACAGTAGTAG GTACCACTGAGAAGCCTCCGTCCGATTTAGCTATTCCGGACTGTACACATGTAGGTGCTTTATCTGAGGAAGCCCTGGACTCAATAGAAAATGCTGCTGCAAGGTGCTCACCAGTTCTTGAACAATCACCCACTGGGCTACGGTTCCTATTCTCACAGGGAAACATAGAAGAACCTGATACACATAACACTAGTCCATTTTTTAAAAATTTCATGGAAGAATCAGATGTTCACAAGGTTGAACGTCAAGTTGAAACAGTTGTTTCATTAAAACCTGACTCATATCAAGGCTCTGATGAATATTCAATCAGAGTCGAAGAAAGTGGAGGCTTAATGTTTTCGTCTCAGCAAAACAATGAACAAGAAG GATTTTCAGTGTCCACCCTCAGAAAAGATTGGGTTGCATCTGTTCAGTTGGATTCGTCAGAGGATGTGCATCATACAGTAAG GGATATTACTAGAAAGGACGTGATCTGCAACGAGGAAGAGAAAACGGACTTTATTCCTTCAGACATTAATGCTCCCCATGAGAAATCACATGCGGATAAACCTG CTGAGCACGTCTCTGGTGTTAGTGGAGCTCTATTTTGCATTTCACAGAGCACCACTGTTGTTGATGAAGTAAATTCGGATTCTTCACTGCTAGAATCAGTGGATGGTTTAGATAATCAGATAGCATCTTCTAATACTGAAGGGCTTCAACAGGATAATATAGAGGAATGCAATCTACACAATGCAAGAGTCACGGAAGACATCCATGCAAGTGTCATGTTTGAAGCTGCACAGGTTGCTGTACCAGAAAGTGGAAAAATGCTGCAGCCAGATGTAGAAACATTAGTATTGCCAGATGAGCAGCTTAAGCACAAGCTGGAGGGTGATGATCACGAAGTACAAAGCTTTAGCCGCGGTGAAGATGAATCTCCAAAACAATCTACATCATGTGAGGATCAAAGCTTTTTAGGGTCAG GTATTTGTCAAACTGTTTCGCGAAGGTATACAGATGTAGTTTGTGTCAAGGATCATAAAGATGACTGCAATCAACACAGTGAAGGTCAACTTACTTTAGGCAACCTAGAAAGTGACATGTCTGAACCTGCACTTGATGAACGATCTGAAAGTGGAATGTCAGTGCTCCGAGCTGAAGAAACATCACCATTTCCAGATGAGCAGCTTAACACCAAGCTGGAGGGCAACACAGAACAAAGCCTTATCTGTGATAAAGACAGCAGCAATGTTTCTCTCACTGAATTTTTGGGAAACAATCATCTGTCTAGCTTGAAGGACCCTACAATGGATCCTTGCCATGACCAGGAGCTCCCAAATGACATGCCTGCACCTAAATCTCCTGAAGAATCTGCAGTTTTTCTGGATGACAAAGTCTCGGGTTCAGTGCAAAGCCTTAGGTGTGATAAAGATGGTAGCATCGTCTCTGACACTGGATCTTTGGGAAACAAGAATCTGTCCAGCATGAAGGACCCTTCAATGGATCCTTGCCATGTCCAGGAACTCCCCTGTGGCCCTTCAATGGATCCTTGCCATGACCAGGAACTACCCGGGGACATGCCTGCATCTAAATCTCCTGACGAATTTGCAGTTTCTATGGATGAGAGAGTCTCTGGTTCAGTAG GGATTTGTCAAATTAGTGCGAGCATAGGCAAAGGAAATCACATTGCTATGGATCCCCACCATACCGTGAAGCAAGTGGATAACCTGAACCAATCTGCAGCTGCCTTGCTGAGAAACATGGAGAACACACCTTGTAAGCCTGATGCTCTTGAGCCTAGCAGTGATCACTTGTTTGTGATTGATCCATCAACACCTATGGAGCCTCTACTGACGGAAGCAGGACTTAAAGTGGGCAGTCCTGACAAGAAACTACCTATGGAGCAGGTTCAGCAAGATGATTTACAAGTGCAAGAAG GTACCGTAGAGAAGACACCAGAGTGTAAACATGAATGTGTATCACCTGATAAAGCAGGACCACACTCATTGAAGAATGAGGGATATCCATCAAGTATTGAACAATCATTATTTGATCAGCAGTCCCTTTCTTCGCAGGAGGATGTACAAGTACAGGAAG ATACCCTAGAGAAGACAGCACTAGGTTCAACTACACCAGAGTGTAAAGATGAATATGGATTTCCTGATGAAGCAGATCCACACTCATTGAAGAACGAGAGAGGTTCATTGATTGTTGAACAATCACCATGTAGTCTGCCGACCCTTTTCACGCAGGAAAGTGTAGAAGAACGCAGTGAATGTGTTGTCCTTTCTTCAGCAAGAGTTCAGGCTGAAAATGGAGTTTGTGAGTCAAATCCTGGTTCAGACCATGATACTAGTGCGGACTTTAGTGCAGTTTCCAAAAGTGAAGATTGTTTGGATACTTCTCAGCAAGATAATGAAAATGAAG GATTATCGGAGGCTAGTCATGAACAAGATGATTTCCATGTACAAGAAG GTACCGTGGAGAAGACAACACTAGGTTCAGATTTACCAGAGTGTAAACATGAATTTGGATTACCTGCTGAAGCAGAACCCCACTCATTGATGAATCAGAGATCAAGTATTGAGCAATCGGCATTTGGTCTGCAGTCCCTTATCTTAAAGGAGGAAGGACAAG GCACTGTAGAGAAGAAAGCAGTAGATTCAGCTACACCAGAGTGTAAACATGAATGTGTATCACCTGATAAAGCAGGACCACACTCATTGAAGGATGAAAGATATCCAGCAAGTATTGCACAATCATCGTTTGATCTGCAGCCCTTTTCCTTGCAGGATGATGTACAAGTACATGAAG GTACCCTAGAGAAGACAGCACTAGGTTCAGCTACACCAGAGTGTAAAGATGAATATGGATTTCCTGATGAAGCAGATCCGCACTCATTGAAGAATGAGAGAGGTTCATTAGGTGTTGAACAACCACTTAGTTTGCCGGCCTTTTTCTCACAGGAAAGCATAGAAGAACCCAGTGAATGTATTGCCCTTTCTTCAGCAAGTGTTCAGGCTGAAACTGGAGTTAATGAGTCAAAACCTGGTTTAGACCATGATACCAGTGTAGATTTTAGTACAGTTTCCAAAAGTGAAGATTGTCTGGTTACTTCTCAGCAAGATAATGAAAATGAAG AATTAACGAAGGCTAGTCATGAACAAGAGCAGGTGGCAACTGGTCAGCTAGATTTGGAGGCTGCAAGTATCATGGA GGACGTTGATTCTGAGGAAGTAGCCTATGAtgaagaaaataagaagcctGTTCATCCTACAGACATTAATTCTTTGTGTCAAAAAATAAATGTCAGCGGACCTG TTGAGCATGCTTCTGGTCTTGGTGATGCTTTATTGAGCCCCTCACTAATTGCTTGTACCGATGACAGTGATGTGCATCTGAGTTCTAATCCTTGCCTGTTTGAATCAACTGATTTCCCGGATGAAATAGATTGGTCCAATACCGAGGCTTTGCAGCAGGGTCTCAAAAAGCAGCAATGCGATGAGCTAAAGGAATACCAAGTTCCTTTTGGAGCCGGTAATGATATGATTGAAGCTGGCACAAAAGACATAGACAGTGGAGTTCCACCACTTCGAGCTGAAGAAACATCAAATATGCGAGACGAGCAGCTTAACACTAAGCTGCCGTGCACAGAAGTTGTGGAATTTGGTCTTAGCTGTGACAAAGGCAGTAATAATTATATAGATACTGAATCTGTGGTGAACAGTGTTTGTACAAATATTCCGTCGGATTCCAGTTTACCAACGGATTGTTCCACAGATGATTACCAGCAAATGGAGCTCTTTGAAGGCCCTGCTGAACAAAAATCTCCCAAAGATGCTTCTGTATGCTGGGAGGACAGTGATCCAAGAGCAGTGTCAGCTACCATTGAGAAGCCTTCACCTTCATTTGATTTAGCAATTCCAGATTTTAAACATGAAGGTGCTCTATCAGAGGAAGCAGTGTACTCAATGAAGAATGACACTGAAAGCTGTTCACGAGATCACAGACGATCGTCCATTGGGCTTCATCACTTGTTCTCGCAGGAGTCATTTAAAGGACCAGATGTGCATGATGATCTTGTGCTTCCAAGTACTGAGGATGAAGATGATTCCAACACTCGTCATGCTGAAAAAATGGTTTCTTCAGAACCTGATTCACATCAAGGGTCTCCTGTAGATTTAAGTATAGTTGAAGAAATTAAGGGTTTGTTTTCATCTGAGAGAGACGATGAACAAG GATTCCTGAGTTCCGGCCACAAAACAGGATGTATTGGATCTGCCCGGTTGGATTCATCAGAGGATTGTAATCTTGTGAAAAG GGATATTAATACTGAGGTGATCTGCAAGGAGGAAGAGAAACAGGAACTTGTTCCTTCTTCTGACACTCGCACCCTTCATGAAACATCAATTACTGATGAACCTG ATGAACAGAAAATAACCCTGCTGCAAGCTGCGGAAACATCGGCTTCAGCAGATAAGCAGCTTAGCTCCGAGCTGGAGGAGGATGAATTTAAGGAACACAACTTTAGTAGTGAAGAAACGATTGGCATATTTGGTGTTGGATCGGTGAAGGGTAATCTATTCCATTTACATGAAGACTCTCATACCAATCCTATCCAGGGAAAGGAGCTCCCAGATAACCTATCTGCACCCAAATCTCCTGAACAATCCACGTTTGGGCAGGCTGAGAGTCTTTTGGGATCAG GCATTTGTCAGGCTGTCGTTCAAAGGAGTACAGAAGAAATCAACACCAAGCTCCAACATGAGCGTAAAGAGGAATGCAGTAAGTACATTGATGATCAAACCACTCTCATGTCTGAATGTGCACTGTTTGGAGGATCAGTAAGTGGAACGACACTGCTGCCAACTGCAGAAACATCTTCATTGCCAGATGAGCAATTTGGCCCTGAGCTCAAGTGCGATGAATTTGAGGAACCTGACCGTAGTTATGATGAAGATGCAAGCTACTTATTTGGTTCTGGGTCTCTGAAGAACAATGTACCCAATCTGGGTCATAAGGAGGAATACTATGAGCACAGTGATGATCCAGCCATACTATCAGGTGGCATGCCCAAGCCCTCACCAATTAGAGAATCAGAAAGTGGAGTGGCACTGCAGCCAGCTGAAGAAACACCAGCATTGACAAATGAGCACCTTAACTTTGAGATGGAGGAACTGGGCCTTTGCATTAGTGACATGTCTGATACTGGATTAATGGAGAACAACAATCTATCTTGCTTGCCCAAAGACACTTATATGGAAACGTGGAACGAAGATGAGATTTCAATTGGCACACCTGCAGCTAAATCTCCAGGAGAATCTGCAGTTTGCCCAGATGACAGGGTTCCTGGGTCAGTAG GAATCTGCCAAACTAGTGGGCGACGACGCATAGATGAAATTAGCACAAAGTTGCTGAGCTTCAAAATTTCGAGTGCAGTCAAAGGAAGTTACATTGCCATGGACTCTGCTGATGACCCGAAGCAAGGTGACAACCTGAGTCCGGCTGCTTTGCCAGGGAACTGGGAGAATGTTCATGCAGCCAAAGCAGATAATCCTGCAAAGCAAAACAGTGACTGCTCGGTTGCGAAGGACTCCTCAAGCTGA